Proteins found in one Plasmodium malariae genome assembly, chromosome: 13 genomic segment:
- the PmUG01_13050100 gene encoding DNA repair helicase, putative: MNKVEQKIHKRYKIVKKEEVNNRYTINDIEVYFPYELYDCQYNYMLSVLNALKKKENAILESPTGTGKTLCLLCASISYLVDVLEKKGYFSENINISENNKNVSFEFKENNNNEESPNKIVKTDFPKIIYASRTHSQLKQVIKELKNVYFIKNNEKYKLLTTILGSRDQLCVHNINYTYKGTLLNNMCKRTRKSGECTYHNGLKHLYKIKHLFTTPMDVEALNEIGKGNSVGQNIHFCPFYATREIQNECHVILLPYNYLFEESTRKILKLDLENCIIIIDEGHNIENVAEDAVSFKIRDSDLNIFLEAIKATLTILDKVNDVDKEAKEKINVDELFILNRSIIGLITWLNNEKLEKNERKKIKEKHKTYEGKHIFEIFQNNSINITKENFENFNTLLTSMVELLNKYMNDFKLSQMDIKNVNRYISSIDSIRKSLGILFSDIVSNCIEYFQLYINEEKVPYTECSDVNKVFDNMKKFSKNKTKIMYDQQNFTMCKNISLLCFSATASLCGIIKEKVNSIIVTSGTLSPIEPFSKQLSGNYFSFKHILENDHVIKSHQLFVGCMTHYNNQILLSTYENRTNENYIRALGNCIFDIIICIPFGVLIFFSSYSSMTETVNVWKRMKIFDKINSYKKIFVEPNKANDLKDILTEYEHIIKKKKKGAILMGVCRGKISEGIDFKDDCCRGVIICGLPYGNIYDSKIIFKKEFLDNFNYDSTTNKDLTTPSTTDSISSYNTVSSKGNKWYNEEAMRSINQSIGRVIRHKNDYGSIFFLDSRFSNSQRIKEISKWVRTHFRVYRDIEQIQSDIDKFFELFKGMNNRMMENNDSSTDNKDMHSSNNGNNSNNTNCANNNIGNSNSNKEKGEEYDKNSALGKIGKNFQDCYIKNEKTNKNKHDFSQSKFVFNPSKKMKNQPKILSMIQNITKGKNQEKSIYIDNDNNNHGANHNDNHNDNHIDKEQNIFKAHEQENTSKLDSAKSLISSFREILSKEIYDKFFELIKDTKKKSNENKYEILINNILGLVVQNFVEVKKGEKVKQPGDEDVDVLVDGAAFQGKDEKQKTRVVFNDIMNDQQLKDIWQMLIRLINNFFPAKEKEKCFFILQKIFKERANNFNELENYVYNYRLEKIEII, encoded by the coding sequence atgaataagGTAGAGCAAAAAATTCATAAGAGATACAAAATAGTAAAGAAGGAAGAAGTGAATAACCGATATACCATTAACGATATAGAAGTGTATTTTCCGTACGAATTGTATGATTgtcaatataattatatgctAAGTGTATTAAAtgccttaaaaaaaaaagaaaatgcaaTTTTAGAATCACCTACAGGGACAGGAAAGACGTTATGTTTGCTTTGTGCAAGTATAAGTTACTTAGTTGAtgttttagaaaaaaaagggtatttttcggaaaatataaatatcagtgaaaataataaaaatgtatcatTTGAatttaaggaaaataataataatgaagaaagtccaaataaaatagtaaagactgattttccaaaaattatatatgcatcTAGAACCCATAGTCAGTTAAAGCAagtaataaaagaattaaaaaatgtgtattttataaaaaataatgaaaagtataaattattaacaacTATATTAGGTTCAAGAGATCAGTTATGtgttcataatattaattatacatataaaggaacattgttaaataatatgtgTAAGAGAACAAGGAAAAGTGGGGAATGTACATATCACAATGGATTGaagcatttatataaaataaaacatttatttactACTCCAATGGATGTAGAGGCCTTAAATGAAATAGGAAAAGGAAATTCTGTTGGACagaatattcatttttgtcCATTCTATGCAACTCGAGAAATTCAAAATGAATGtcatgtaattttattaccTTATAATTATCTCTTTGAAGAAAGTACTAGGAAGATATTAAAATTGGACTTGGAGAATTGTATCATAATAATAGATGAAGGACACAACATTGAAAACGTTGCAGAAGATGCTGTGTCGTTTAAAATTAGAGATTCAGATTTgaacatatttttagaaGCAATAAAAGCTACATTGACAATACTGGACAAGGTGAATGATGTCGATAAAGAAGcgaaagagaaaataaatgtaGATGAATTGTTCATATTGAATAGAAGTATAATAGGTTTAATTACGTGGTTaaacaatgaaaaattagaaaaaaatgaaagaaaaaaaattaaagaaaaacataaaacatatgaaggaaaacatatatttgaaatatttcaaaataatagtataaatataaccaAGGAAAATttcgaaaattttaatactttATTAACTTCTATGGTTGAActgttaaataaatatatgaacgaTTTCAAATTATCCCAAAtggatattaaaaatgttaatagatatatatcCTCAATAGATAGTATAAGAAAATCGTTGGGTATACTGTTTAGTGATATTGTAAGTAATTGTATAGAATATTTTCaactatatattaatgagGAAAAAGTGCCTTACACCGAATGTAGTGATGTAAATAAAGTATTTGACAATATGAAGAAATtctctaaaaataaaacaaaaattatgtacGATCAACAGAATTTTACCatgtgtaaaaatatatcattattatgtttttctgCTACAGCTAGTTTATGTGgaataattaaagaaaaagttaATTCTATTATTGTAACCTCAGGTACTTTATCACCTATTGAACCATTTTCCAAACAGCTAAGTGGTAattacttttcttttaaacatattttagaaaatgaTCATGTTATTAAATCACATCAGCTGTTTGTTGGATGTATGACTCATTATAACAATCAAATTTTACTGTCAACATATGAAAATAGGactaatgaaaattatataagagCATTAGGTAATTGTATAtttgatattattatatgcatacCGTTTGGggtgttaatatttttttcttcctacAGCTCAATGACTGAAACAGTGAATGTATGGAAGAGGATGaaaatttttgataaaataaattcatacaAAAAGATATTTGTGGAACCAAATAAAGCAAACGATTTGAAAGATATTTTGACTGAGTATGAacatatcataaaaaaaaaaaaaaagggagcTATTCTTATGGGTGTATGTAGAGGTAAAATATCAGAAGGCATTGATTTTAAAGATGACTGTTGTAGGGGGGTTATAATATGTGGCCTCCCATATGGCAATATATAtgatagtaaaataatatttaaaaaagaatttttggataattttaattacGATTCGACCACAAATAAAGATCTTACTACTCCTTCTACCACTGATTCGATTAGTTCATACAATACTGTGTCGTCTAAAGGAAATAAGTGGTATAATGAAGAAGCTATGAGATCTATTAACCAATCCATAGGCAGAGTTATAAGgcataaaaatgattatggttcaatatttttcttgGATTCCAGATTTTCAAATAGTCAAAGAATTAAAGAAATTTCAAAATGGGTTAGGACTCATTTTCGTGTTTATAGAGATATTGAACAAATACAAAGTGATattgataaattttttgaattattcaAAGGGATGAACAACCGAATGATGGAGAATAACGACAGCTCGACGGATAATAAGGACATGCATAGTAGTAACaatggtaataatagtaacaacaCGAACTGTgccaataataatattggtaacagtaatagtaataaggAGAAGGGGGAAGAGTACGATAAAAATAGTGCTCTGggaaaaataggaaaaaattttcaagattgttatattaaaaatgaaaaaacgaataaaaataaacatgaCTTTTCTCAAagtaaatttgtttttaacccttccaaaaaaatgaaaaatcaaCCTAAAATTCTTAGCATGatacaaaatataacgaAGGGGAAAAACCAGGAAAAAAGTATTTACATAGACaacgataataataatcatgGTGCCAATCATAATGACAATCATAATGATAATCATATTGATAAGGagcaaaatattttcaaagcACATGAACAAGAAAACACCTCCAAGTTAGACAGCGCCAAGTCGCTCATTTCATCCTTTAGGGAAATTTTATCGAAAGAGATATACGACAAATTTTTCGAGCTTATCAAAgatacaaagaaaaaaagtaacgaaaataaatatgagatattaataaataacataCTTGGGTTGGTCGTTCAGAATTTTGttgaagtaaaaaaaggggaaaaagtaaaacagCCAGGGGATGAAGATGTAGATGTACTTGTAGATGGGGCCGCATTCCAAGGGAAGgatgaaaaacaaaagacACGCGTAgtttttaatgatattatgAATGATCAACAGTTGAAAGATATATGGCAAATGCTAATTAGACTGATTAACAACTTTTTCCcagcaaaagaaaaagaaaaatgcttttttattcttcaaAAGATATTTAAGGAAAGGGCaaacaattttaatgaattagAGAACTATGTGTACAATTACAGGCTAGAAAAAATTGAGATTATCTAA
- the PmUG01_13049900 gene encoding 40S ribosomal protein S8e, putative encodes MGISRDGRHKLRLTGGKKKIHKKKRKYELGRPPSNTKLGSRQVHVVRGRGRNYKFRAIKLDSGSFSWSSFGISKITRIIDVVYNASNNELVRTKTLVKNCIVLIDSHPFTTWYENTFGVTLGKKKKVRSDEDIKEENKADTEENEENNNEKKDEKTKSYSVIKKIGKSKQIDPALLEQFKQGRVLACISSRPGQCGKADGYIIEGDELLFYKRKMDKKKRN; translated from the exons ATGGGTATTAGCAGAGATGGTCGACATAAACTTCGCTTAACTggtgggaaaaaaaaaattcacaaaaaaaagagaaaatatgaattagGTAGACCACCATCAAATACCAAGTTAGGCAGTAGACAAGTTCATGTTGTTAGAGGAAGAGGAAGGAATTACAAATTTCGTGCAATTAAGTTGGATTCTGGTAGTTTTTCTTGGTCTAGCTTCGGAATATCCAAAATAACTAGAATTATTGATGTTGTTTATAATGCATCAAATAATGAACTTGTCAGAACAAAAACAttagtaaaaaattgtattgtTTTGATAGATTCTCATCCTTTTACGACTTG GTACGAAAATACATTTGGTGTTACACTTGGAAAGAAGAAGAAGGTAAGATCTGACGAAGATATTAAAGAGGAGAATAAAGCTGATACTGAAgagaatgaagaaaataataacgaaaaaaaagacgaaaaaacaaaatcatattcagtaattaaaaaaataggaaaatcAAAGCAAATAGATCCAGCATTACTTGAACAATTTAAGCAAGGAAGAGTTTTAGCATGTATTAGTAGCAGACCAGGTCAGTGTGGTAAAGCTGATGGATATATAATTGAAGGAGATGaattgttattttataagCGTAAAATGgacaagaaaaaaagaaactaa
- the PmUG01_13050200 gene encoding Plasmodium exported portein, unknown function, with protein MAYAKGITLHSLSENNLSLENITENTLRERQKKKFLQKYESNREDILRKIKNSLREKEPIIPTRDKLHQVLAQDKPGVISAHTNDNSFYEQVNALFETYR; from the exons atggcTTATGCAAAAGGAATAACATTGCATTCATTAtcagaaaataatttaagtttagaaaatattacaGAAAATACTTTACGagaaagacaaaaaaaaaaatttctacaAAAGTACGAGAGTAACAGAGAAG atattctgagaaaaataaaaaatagtttaaGAGAAAAGGAACCAATTATACCAACTAGAGATAAACTTCATCAAGTGTTGGCGCAAGATAAACCTGGAGTCATTTCCGCGCATACAAAtgataattcattttatgaACAAGTTAATGCGTTATTCGAAACATACAGGTAA
- the PmUG01_13050000 gene encoding conserved Plasmodium protein, unknown function, with protein sequence MYKITSQIQKRLFRQNFNITSKGITQMGGSENIDNNNKNINSGSNSSSGNNGNSRDGNEENEAGTTIKGANNDEKDNICHNIDLKSDNITSGLSNIILHCDDELEFEINKMIERNVVYLNLKNHDEKVRKNNTNNSNNKTIKRIKKDKNKSKKNFKNSELKQLTQAGKDLEKKMLDEISERRKKNKIKKEQKKAKKLEGELKVGNMTVIKDITKIRKKDKKAKNKIYKLSSDVIHKILKRK encoded by the coding sequence atgtacaaaataaCTTCACAAATTCAAAAGCGCTTGTTCAGGCagaattttaatataacctCGAAAGGGATAACACAAATGGGCGGTAGTGAAAATATTgacaacaataataaaaatattaacagtgGTAGCAATAGCAGCAGTGGTAACAATGGCAACAGTAGGGATGGTAATGAGGAAAATGAAGCAGGAACAACAATTAAAGGGGCTAATAATGACGAAAAGGATAATATTTGTCATAATATAGATTTAAAATCAGATAATATAACTAGTGGGTTAAGCAATATTATTCTTCATTGTGATGATGAATTGGAGTtcgaaataaataaaatgattgaAAGAAAtgttgtatatttaaatttaaaaaatcatgATGAAAAAGTtcgtaaaaataatactaataatagtaacaataaaacaataaaacgaataaaaaaagataaaaataagagtaaaaaaaattttaaaaacagtGAATTAAAACAATTAACACAAGCAGGAAAAGacttggaaaaaaaaatgctagATGAAATTAgtgaaagaagaaaaaaaaataaaataaaaaaagaacagaAAAAGGCTAAAAAACTAGAAGGAGAATTAAAAGTGGGAAATATGACTGTCATTAAagatattacaaaaattcgaaaaaaggataaaaaagccaaaaataaaatttataaattgtCATCTGACGtgatacataaaattttaaaaaggaaataa